The Manihot esculenta cultivar AM560-2 chromosome 11, M.esculenta_v8, whole genome shotgun sequence genome includes a region encoding these proteins:
- the LOC110625525 gene encoding UPF0481 protein At3g47200, with product MSNPTTNHNPATGGDSAHVIIIPEASHNNWLTLMQENVKKSPKSLNMTAGRSSCSIFRVPQSLKKIHPEDFEPRIVSIGPYHQGEPHLKMIDEHKQRFLGAVLARTQKFNVGLDQFFKNLAIKENKIRESYSENIDCSSHKLIEMMILDGCFIIQLLCIVGKLVETDADDPLLTLPWILYSLSRDLLLLENQIPFFVLEVLFDLSKPPDSKDYPTFTELVLQFFDYAIPRPEDEIPDKSRKLSGEHLLGLFRSSFIPLSSQELAAAKTDNNHLQLMIQPVEKLRAAGIKLKQRKDAKSFLDIKFRTTKTRGLLEIPTLSLGYVTFTFLLNCVVFEQSYRQYFSAHFTLYIIFMGCLINTIQDAGYLRDESIIETSFGTDEEVVKFFNKVGKGINFDIRTSYLANVFADVNEYCRNGWNVTLAKYLYTYFDAPWSCTSAIAALFILIVTFIQGFYAVYAYVTPPS from the coding sequence ATGTCGAATCCCACCACCAACCATAACCCAGCAACAGGAGGAGACTCTGCGCATGTGATCATCATCCCGGAGGCGTCACACAATAATTGGTTAACATTAATGCAAGAAAATGTGAAGAAATCACCCAAGTCTCTGAACATGACAGCTGGTCGGAGTTCTTGTTCCATCTTTCGAGTGCCTCAAAGCCTCAAGAAAATTCACCCCGAAGACTTTGAACCTCGAATAGTCTCCATTGGACCCTACCATCAAGGGGAGCCTCACTTGAAAATGATCGACGAACACAAACAGCGATTTCTCGGTGCTGTTCTTGCTCGAACACAAAAGTTCAACGTTGGTCTCGATCAATTCTTCAAGAACTTGGCAATCAAGGAGAACAAGATACGAGAGAGTTATTCAGAGAATATTGATTGCAGCAGCCATAAGCTAATCGAAATGATGATACTTGATGGCTGTTTCATTATCCAGCTCCTCTGCATAGTAGGAAAGTTAGTCGAAACTGATGCCGATGATCCTCTACTCACTTTGCCATGGATATTATATTCTCTATCGAGAGATCTTCTCTTGTTAGAGAATCAAATTCCTTTCTTTGTTCTTGaagttttatttgatttatcaAAACCTCCGGATTCAAAAGATTATCCCACCTTCACAGAACTTGTCCTGCAATTCTTTGATTACGCAATACCCAGACCTGAGGATGAAATCCCAGATAAGTCTAGGAAACTGAGTGGGGAGCATTTACTAGGTCTGTTTCGCTCATCTTTCATCCCATTATCATCCCAAGAACTTGCAGCTGCTAAAACTGACAACAACCATCTTCAGCTGATGATCCAACCTGTGGAGAAGCTCCGAGCAGCTGGAATCAAGTTGAAGCAAAGGAAAGATGCGAAAAGCTTCTTGGACATTAAATTTAGAACTACAAAAACTAGGGGGTTGCTGGAAATCCCAACTTTAAGTCTAGGTTATGTCACCTTCACTTTCTTACTGAACTGCGTCGTATTTGAACAATCGTATCGTCAATATTTTTCGGCCCATTTCACattgtatattattttcatgGGCTGCCTCATCAACACGATTCAAGATGCTGGATACTTGCGGGACGAAAGTATTATTGAGACTTCCTTTGGAACTGATGAAGAAGTTGTTAAATTCTTCAATAAAGTTGGCAAGGGTATTAACTTTGACATCAGAACGAGTTATCTAGCAAATGTGTTCGCGGATGTGAACGAGTATTGCAGAAATGGTTGGAATGTTACGTTGGCAAAATACTTGTATACTTATTTCGATGCTCCATGGTCATGCACGTCTGCTATTGCTGCTTTGTTTATCCTTATTGTAACATTTATTCAAGGCTTCTATGCTGTGTATGCATATGTAACACCTCCTAGTTAA